A region of the Campylobacter subantarcticus LMG 24377 genome:
AAAACAAAGAGAGTATTACACCAATACTTCTCCATTTCCAAAAAATAACCCTGCTCTATCTGAAAATAATGAAGTAATTTTTTAAAAATATTTTTTATAAAATAATAAAAATTATCCTTCTATTTTCCTTTATATGTTTTAATATTACAAAATGTATAAAGGATTTTTCATGAATATCACAAACGAACAATTATATAACAAAAGACGCCATTTTTTAAAACTAGGTGCGGGTGCTTTAGTTAGTTCAACACTTATACAATCTAAGCTAATGGCGCTTAATTTCTTTCCTGATCCAAACAATGAAAAGCTAAAATTAAGCGATGAAAAAATCGCAACTAATTATGTTAATTTTTATGAATTTTCCACAGATAAAAAAAGAGCCGTTGAACTTGCAAAAAATTTCAATACTCAAGGCTGGAAAATAGAAGTAAGCGGAGAAGTAGAAGAACCATTAAGTTTAACTATGGAAGATTTACTAGCTTTTCCTCTAGAAGAAAGAATTTATAGATTTCGCTGTGTTGAAACCTGGTCTATGGTTGTGCCATGGGTAGGATTTGAACTGCGCGCATTGATAGAAAAGTGCAAGGTTAAAAGTGATGCAAAATTTATCAAATTTACCACTCTTTTTGATAAAAACCAATTTGCCGATCAAGCTTCGTTTTTTCCAACTTTAGACTATCCTTATGTAGAAGGCTTAAGAATGGATGAGGCTATGCACCCCTTAACGATTATGGCAGTAGGTATGTATAAAAAACCTTTATTAGGACAAAATGGAGCACCGATTCGCCTTGTTGTGCCATGGAAATACGGTTTTAAAAGTATTAAATCTATTGCCAAAATAGAATTTACCAAAGAGCAGCCAAAATCAACATGGGAGATAGCCAACCCTAGAGAATATGGTTTTTATGCCAATGTCAATCCCAACGTTTCACATCCAAGATGGTCTCAAGCTAATGAGCGTCCTTTGGGAGATTTTTTCACCAAACCAACTATATTGTTTAATGGTTATGAAAAAGAAGTAGCATATTTATATAAAGATATGGATTTAAAGGTTCATTTTTGATGTATAAAAAAATTTACAATAGCATCGGATTTTTAGCTTTTATACTTAGCATAATTTATAGTTGTTATCAAATAACACAAGAATTTGATATTGTTAAATCTGTGTATTTTTATAGTGGAATATTTACTTTAATCTTTTTTGGTTTTAGTTTATTTTTCTCACTTTTAAAATACAAACACTCCAAAGATTATCCTAAATTTTTGGGCTTTTATGCTTTTTTTTGGATTTTAATTCATTTTTTAAATTATTTTATCTTTGGAAAAAATCTAAATGTATTTATTTTTATCAAGGATACTTTTAGCAAAATTTTAGAACTAAGTGGTTTTATAGGCTTTTTCATCCTTACCTTAATGTTTATAAGCTCTTTTAAGCCTTTTAAAAAATTCAGCAAAGTAAGAAAGTTAGGTTATCTTTGTTTTCTAATAAGCACTTGGCATTATTTTTTATCTGCCAAAGTACCACAAATTCCACATTTTTTAGCTTTAAGCCTAGCCTTAATTTTTCTACTTATTAAACTATATAAAAATTATAAAAAGAGAAAAAAAGTAACTTTTTTATAAAAATTTGTATTCAAATGAAACACTTTTAAGAGTAAATATATAAATATATTCTTAAAATAAGACTTGATATATCTTATTTTAAGGACAATCATGCAAAGAAGAGACTTTTTAAATGGAATGGCTTTGACTATACTTGCAGGAATGACTCCTTTGCAAGTACTTTATGGAAAAGAAGCCAAAATAGAAGATTTTACCAAAGAATACTACCCTCCAAAATGGCTTGGACTAAGAGGTAGCAATAATGCAAGTTATGAATTTGCACATATGCTAAGAGATGGTGAAAAATTTGACTTTAGCGCTATCAAACCTAAACAAGAATATGATTTGGTTGTTGTTGGAGCTGGAATTAGTGGTTTAGCAGCTGCCTGTTTTTATCAAGATAAATTTGGAAAAGATAAAAAAATTCTTATCCTTGATAATCATGATGATTTTGGTGGACATGCTAGAAGAAATGAAATAGATTTAGAAGATGGTACTATTTTAAGTTATGGTGGTAGCGAAACATTTCAATCACCAAAGGCGTTATATTCTAAAGAAGTAGTAGATTTATTATCATCTTTGGGTGTGGATATTGATGAGCTTGCTAAACGTTTTGATGTAAATTTTTATCCTGATTTAAATCTTAGTCGCGGTGTGTATTTTTCTAAAACTGAATTTGGTGTAGATAAAATCGTTAGCGGCAACCCTAGAAAGGTGATTTGCGATGATATTCCTGAAGGCAGACACAATGGTAGAAGCATCGAAGCTTTTATAGGTGATTTTCCATTAAATGAAAAAGATAAAAAAGATCTTATTGCTTTATTTAAAAGCGAAAAAGACTATTTAAAAGGTTTGACAAAAGAGCAAAGAGATGAGTATGTGGCCAAAACAAGCTATAAAAAATTCTTAGAAGAAAAGGTTAAGCTTTCACCACAAGCCGTAAAATTCTTTGAAGGTATAACAGATGACTTTTTAGCTTTAGGTATTGATGCTGTTTCTTGTGGAGATGCTAGGGTTTCATTTTTACCTGGTTTTGACAAACTAGGACTAGATCCAATCGAGGGAGAAGCATTAGCTGAAATGGAAGAGCCATACATCCACCACTGCGCTGATGGTAATACTACTGTTGCTAGATTAATGGTTAGAAGATTAATTCCTGATGTATCTAAAAAAGGTAAAGATATGGATGAAGTTACTCTAGCTCATTTTGATTATTCTAAACTTGATCTTGCTAAAAACAAAGTACGCTTAAGATTAAACAGCACTGTTATAAATGTAGAAAACACAAAAGATGGAGCTTTGGTAACTTATGTTAATAAAGACAAAAATTACAGAGTAAAAGCTAAAAAAGTTGTAATGGCAAATTATAATAGTATGATTCCATACATAGTACCAAGCATGCCACAAGATCAAAAAGATGCTTTGAGTAAAAACGTAAAAACATCACTTTTACACACAAATGTTATTATAAGCAACTGGGAACCATTTATAAAGCTTGGAGTGCATGAAATTTATTCACCAAAAATGCCTTATGCTAGAACTAAACTTGATTATCCTGTAGATATGGGAGGATACCACCATCCAAGAGATCCTAAAAAATCTATTTGTGTTCATATGGTATGCTCACCTTTAGTATTTGCTTCTATGCAAGGAATCGACCTTGAGGGAATGGATGCAAGAGATAGAGCTAGAGTGGGTAGAAATTTATTATTCACTATGAGTTTTGAAGAACACGAAAAAATTGTTCGCGATCAACTTCAAGGCATGTTAGGTTCGGCTGGATTTGACCATGAAAGAGACATTAAGGCTATAGTTGTAAATCGTTGGGGACACTGCTATTCATATACAGAAAATAGTCTTTTTGATGATAGCGATGAAGTGCAAAAAACTATAGAACTTGCAAGAAAACCTTTTGGTAATATCGTTATAGCAAATTCAGATGCTGATTGGGATGCTTATATGCACACAGCAATTGATCAAGCATATCGTGCTGTTAATGAATTATAAAATCAAACTCCTTTTAGGAGTTTGATAAATCAATCATCGTTTTTGATGCTAATATAAATTAAAGCTAAAAGCATATAAGTTACTAATCTAGTAGCATCAGATAAGCCATTCCAAGTTTTACTCATCCACATGCCAAACCACTCTGCAGCCACCACTTGAAAACCAAAGTAAACAGTAACAAGTTAAAATAATAATTCCAAATTTTTTAGCTTCATGAAAAGTTTTTACATCTGAATTTCTTGCACTAAACATATCCAAAATACCTTTTACATAATAAAAGTTTCAAAACAAATCATAAAAATATAGGCAATATGATGGATAATAGAATTTGTAATAGTCCTATAAAAATAACATTACCTAAATAATCAGGTTTGGTATCCATACTCATAACATGCTTTAGAAACTGAAAATTTGAATTATAATCAGCTATATTACCAAAAAACAATTGCCGCAAGCAACGGTAAGCAAGATAATCATTTTAGAATATCTTACTATGTTCGTCATAAAAAAACCGCAATTGCAATTCATTATGATACTCCTTTTTGTTAAAATTATATTAATATAATAAATATTAAACAAAACTAAAATATCTAACGCAATCTTAAAGAATTAACTACAACTGTTACTGAGCTAAAACACATTGCTAAAGCTGCCAAATGTGGACTAAGACTTATAAATGGCACAAATCCTGCCGCAATGGGAATACACAAAGCATTGTAAATAAAAGCCCAAAAAAGATTAAGTTTGATGATATTTTTAGTTCTTTGAGACAGCTCAAAACAATAAGCTATCAACGATAAGTCATCTTTTATTAAAATCAAATCTCCACTTTTTTTAGCAAGCTCACTTGCTTTAGAAAAACTTATGCTTGCGCTAGCTAAATTTAAAGCAGGAGCGTCATTGATACCATCTCCTATAAAAAGAACTTTTTCTTTTTTGATTTTTTCTTTTATGAAATCAAGTTTTTGACTAGGTTTTAAATCAAAATAATATGTATCGATATTAAGCTCATTTGCTATTTTTGTAACACTTTTTTTATTATCACCACTTAAAATAATACTTTTTATATCTTTTTGTTTTAAATTGGCTATCAAGTCTTTAGCTTCGTTTTTAAGTTTATTTTTTAAACAAACCCCGCCAAGACAAATATTATTTTTTGCAAAATACAAACATATAGGTGCTTGATCTTCAAATTCTTGCAAAAATTGCTTGCTTTTTTGTATATCAACATCATTTTCAAGCATTAATTTTTCATTGCCTATTAAATATTTATCTTCATTTTCCTCATAAAGCAAACCACTACCCACCAAAACACTTAATTTTCCTTGCAAATTTAAATTTACATTCAATTCTTTAATAAAAGCCTTTGCGATTGGGTGCGAGCTTAAATTTTCAATTTGCGTAAGTTTTTGAAAATCTTCTTGAGTAAGATTATGTTTGTAAACACTTAAATCATCTTGGCTTAATGTGCCTGTTTTATCAAAAATAGCAAGTTTTATGCTAGATAAACTCTCCAATACCGCTGGATTTTTCACTAAGATAAAATTTCTTGCACCATTTGCTAAAGCACTGACTATAGCTATAGGAGTTGCTAAGCCTAAAGCGCAAGGACAAGAGATTAAAAGTGTAGCACAAGCATATAAAAATGCTACATTTATCCCTTCTTTAAAATACCAAAAAGCAAACACAAAAAATGAAAAAATAATTATGCATGCTACAAAATAAGCTGAAATTTTATTCGCTAAATTAGTCAAAGGAGTTTTGACATTACCTGCTTTAAAAACAAGATCCTTGATTTGCTCTAATGAACTTTCAATCGCTTTTTTACTAGCTTTAATCTTTAAACTTCCATTAATCAACACAGTTCCTGCTAAAATTTCATCATTTTGCTTTTTCAAAAGCGGTAAAAACTCTCCTGTTAAAAAACTCACATCAACTTCAGCCTCACCTGTGATAATCACCCCATCAGCAACAACACTTTCTCCCTCTTTTACCAAGATCACATCGTTTTCTTTCACAAAAGCACTAGGTATGCTTTTTATGCTTCCATCTTCTAAGATTATATTAGCTTTTTTAACATCTATGTTTTTTAATTTGTTTTGATATTCTAAGGATTTAAATTTGACCTTTTCTTCTAGATATTTACCCAGCAAAACAAAGCTTATAATCATCGCTCCACCACTAAAATACAAATACCCATCTTTACTAAATACCCCAAAATACACAAAAAAAGAATATGCAAAAGAAGTAAAAGCTCCCAAGGATATCAAGGTATTCATGTCTAAATTTTTATGTTTTAATCCTTTAAAAGCATGGATAAAAAAATCTTTTCCACAACCAAAAATCGCTACCATAGATAAAAACATTTGAATCAAAGCAGAAGTATTGCTTTGAATAAACATTTCAAAATACATCACAATAGCACTTAAGATTATGCTTGTAATAAGCTTTATTTTCATATTTTTAAGTTCTTGCACTTTAAATTCATATAAATTTTGCTCTTCATGCAATACTTCAAAACCAAGTGCTTTGATTTTTTCTTTTATTTTTTTCTCCAAAGATAAATCTTTAAGCAAAAACACTCCACTAGAATTCACATAAGAAACACTTACATCTTCCACCCCATCAATTTTTGCACAGACTTTTTCTACGGCATTAGAGCAATTAACACAGGTCATATTGCCTATTTTTAATCTTATCTCATGCATTATCTATTTCAAAACCCAAATCTTGTAATTGTTTTTTAAATTCTTCAACCTGCTCTGCTTTTAAATCAATCTCAATACTTTTTGTTTCAACATTAATTTGCATAGCACCAAATTCATCTTCCAAAGAAGCTTTGATCAAATTTACACAACTTTGACAGTTGATATTTTTAGTCTTGATAATCACTCATTCTCCTTTTTCTCTATATTCGTATAAATGTGAATGAAAAATTTTATTTTTTATTAATTTAAAACCCATTTTTTCATAAAGTATTTTTGCATTGATATTTTCATCTTCAACAATCAATGAAAGTTTTTTACCATTTCTCAAAGCTTCATTAAAGGCATATTCAATCAATTTCTTAGCAATACCCTTTCCCCTAGCTTTCTCATCTACACAAATGCTATCTAAATAAAACTCATCTTCGCATTCTTTTAACACCTTTTCGTTAATGCCTAAATTTTTTAAATGTTCATTTAAAGGCATATCTAGTTCATCTGCCATAATTCCATCATAAAAACAAATCGCACCCAAAATTTCCCCATTTTCTTCATATACGCATACATTTTCATAACTTAAACGATTATTCTCTTGGACAAAAAAGCCCTCTAAAACTTCTATGGCTTTTTGATACTCATCATATCCACTAAGCTTATAAATAAAATGATCCATCGCCAAAGCAAGTAATTGAATGCATTTTTTCACATCAGTTTTTCTAGCTTTTCTTACCACTCTTTTACTCCTTTTAAAATCAAATTTAGAGTTCTTAGTTTATACTTTTAACTTTAAAACAATATAAGAAAGAGAGAATTTATGGGAAGAGCGTTTGAATACCGCAGAGCCTCTAAAGAAGCAAGATGGGATAAAATGAGCAAACTTTTTCCAAAACTTGCAAAAGCAATACAAGTAGCAGCAAAAGAAGGTGGAGCCGATCCTGACATGAATCCAAAGCTTCGTAGTGCTATTGCTACTGCAAAAGCCAATAATATGCCAAAAGATAATATCGATGCGGCTATTAAAAGAGCTAGCGGTAAAGATAGTGCTGATATTAAAAATATCCACTACGAAGGAAAAGCTGCGCATGGTGCGTTGATCATTGTTGAATGTATGAGCGATAATCCTACTCGTACTGTAGCAAATGTAAAAGCAATTTTTAGTAAAAATGGCGGAGAAATTTTACAAAATGGCTCTTTGACTTTTATGTTTTCACATAAGGCTGTTTTTCATCTTGAAAAATACGATGGAGATCTTGAAGAACTCGAGCTTGAGCTAATCGATGCAGGACTTGAAGAGCTTGAGCAAAATGATGAAGAATTATTGGTTATTGGCGATTATACTGCTTTTGGTGAGCTTAGTAATGCCATAGAAAAAAAAGGATTGGTGCTTAAAAAAGCAGGACTTGAATACCTTGCTAACAATCCTGTAAGTTTCAACGAAGAACAACTTCTTGACATTGAAA
Encoded here:
- a CDS encoding NAD(P)/FAD-dependent oxidoreductase — translated: MQRRDFLNGMALTILAGMTPLQVLYGKEAKIEDFTKEYYPPKWLGLRGSNNASYEFAHMLRDGEKFDFSAIKPKQEYDLVVVGAGISGLAAACFYQDKFGKDKKILILDNHDDFGGHARRNEIDLEDGTILSYGGSETFQSPKALYSKEVVDLLSSLGVDIDELAKRFDVNFYPDLNLSRGVYFSKTEFGVDKIVSGNPRKVICDDIPEGRHNGRSIEAFIGDFPLNEKDKKDLIALFKSEKDYLKGLTKEQRDEYVAKTSYKKFLEEKVKLSPQAVKFFEGITDDFLALGIDAVSCGDARVSFLPGFDKLGLDPIEGEALAEMEEPYIHHCADGNTTVARLMVRRLIPDVSKKGKDMDEVTLAHFDYSKLDLAKNKVRLRLNSTVINVENTKDGALVTYVNKDKNYRVKAKKVVMANYNSMIPYIVPSMPQDQKDALSKNVKTSLLHTNVIISNWEPFIKLGVHEIYSPKMPYARTKLDYPVDMGGYHHPRDPKKSICVHMVCSPLVFASMQGIDLEGMDARDRARVGRNLLFTMSFEEHEKIVRDQLQGMLGSAGFDHERDIKAIVVNRWGHCYSYTENSLFDDSDEVQKTIELARKPFGNIVIANSDADWDAYMHTAIDQAYRAVNEL
- a CDS encoding heavy-metal-associated domain-containing protein, with protein sequence MIIKTKNINCQSCVNLIKASLEDEFGAMQINVETKSIEIDLKAEQVEEFKKQLQDLGFEIDNA
- a CDS encoding ferric reductase, whose amino-acid sequence is MYKKIYNSIGFLAFILSIIYSCYQITQEFDIVKSVYFYSGIFTLIFFGFSLFFSLLKYKHSKDYPKFLGFYAFFWILIHFLNYFIFGKNLNVFIFIKDTFSKILELSGFIGFFILTLMFISSFKPFKKFSKVRKLGYLCFLISTWHYFLSAKVPQIPHFLALSLALIFLLIKLYKNYKKRKKVTFL
- a CDS encoding heavy metal translocating P-type ATPase, producing MHEIRLKIGNMTCVNCSNAVEKVCAKIDGVEDVSVSYVNSSGVFLLKDLSLEKKIKEKIKALGFEVLHEEQNLYEFKVQELKNMKIKLITSIILSAIVMYFEMFIQSNTSALIQMFLSMVAIFGCGKDFFIHAFKGLKHKNLDMNTLISLGAFTSFAYSFFVYFGVFSKDGYLYFSGGAMIISFVLLGKYLEEKVKFKSLEYQNKLKNIDVKKANIILEDGSIKSIPSAFVKENDVILVKEGESVVADGVIITGEAEVDVSFLTGEFLPLLKKQNDEILAGTVLINGSLKIKASKKAIESSLEQIKDLVFKAGNVKTPLTNLANKISAYFVACIIIFSFFVFAFWYFKEGINVAFLYACATLLISCPCALGLATPIAIVSALANGARNFILVKNPAVLESLSSIKLAIFDKTGTLSQDDLSVYKHNLTQEDFQKLTQIENLSSHPIAKAFIKELNVNLNLQGKLSVLVGSGLLYEENEDKYLIGNEKLMLENDVDIQKSKQFLQEFEDQAPICLYFAKNNICLGGVCLKNKLKNEAKDLIANLKQKDIKSIILSGDNKKSVTKIANELNIDTYYFDLKPSQKLDFIKEKIKKEKVLFIGDGINDAPALNLASASISFSKASELAKKSGDLILIKDDLSLIAYCFELSQRTKNIIKLNLFWAFIYNALCIPIAAGFVPFISLSPHLAALAMCFSSVTVVVNSLRLR
- a CDS encoding DUF2165 family protein, with the protein product MRQLFFGNIADYNSNFQFLKHVMSMDTKPDYLGNVIFIGLLQILLSIILPIFL
- a CDS encoding YebC/PmpR family DNA-binding transcriptional regulator, which translates into the protein MGRAFEYRRASKEARWDKMSKLFPKLAKAIQVAAKEGGADPDMNPKLRSAIATAKANNMPKDNIDAAIKRASGKDSADIKNIHYEGKAAHGALIIVECMSDNPTRTVANVKAIFSKNGGEILQNGSLTFMFSHKAVFHLEKYDGDLEELELELIDAGLEELEQNDEELLVIGDYTAFGELSNAIEKKGLVLKKAGLEYLANNPVSFNEEQLLDIEKLLDKLEDDDDVQAVYTNIE
- the msrP gene encoding protein-methionine-sulfoxide reductase catalytic subunit MsrP; translated protein: MNITNEQLYNKRRHFLKLGAGALVSSTLIQSKLMALNFFPDPNNEKLKLSDEKIATNYVNFYEFSTDKKRAVELAKNFNTQGWKIEVSGEVEEPLSLTMEDLLAFPLEERIYRFRCVETWSMVVPWVGFELRALIEKCKVKSDAKFIKFTTLFDKNQFADQASFFPTLDYPYVEGLRMDEAMHPLTIMAVGMYKKPLLGQNGAPIRLVVPWKYGFKSIKSIAKIEFTKEQPKSTWEIANPREYGFYANVNPNVSHPRWSQANERPLGDFFTKPTILFNGYEKEVAYLYKDMDLKVHF
- a CDS encoding GNAT family N-acetyltransferase, with the translated sequence MVRKARKTDVKKCIQLLALAMDHFIYKLSGYDEYQKAIEVLEGFFVQENNRLSYENVCVYEENGEILGAICFYDGIMADELDMPLNEHLKNLGINEKVLKECEDEFYLDSICVDEKARGKGIAKKLIEYAFNEALRNGKKLSLIVEDENINAKILYEKMGFKLIKNKIFHSHLYEYREKGE